A genomic region of Micromonospora sp. NBC_01796 contains the following coding sequences:
- a CDS encoding amino acid adenylation domain-containing protein has translation MTRTRLRDVLALSPLQEGMLFHAQYDSSGADVYAVQLILDLAGPLDPVALRRAGDALLARHPHLCAAFRYRKSGEPVQLIPDPIPLPLREHDLSHLGTVERDGALTRLADEDRLARFDLARPPLIRATLVRNDVRAHRLILTIHHILADGWSMPLLARELFTLYANGADDSAMPTVTPYRDYLDWLSAQDRESARAAWRSALDGLSEGTRLAPSQQRRTPTLPEQIVVELGENETARLTEWARARSVTLNTVFQGVWSVLLGALTGRRDVVFGGVTAGRPAEVAGIESMIGFFINTLPVRVRLDPAASLGQTMAALQRQQAALMSYGYLGLGELQEVAGQGELFDTVLVFENYPLDPSGLADLVPGLRLTGAQGRDANHYPLTLLVVPGDRLTMRLDYRPDLLDRARMRRIADRLVTLLHQVAAGDERPLAQLDLLDPAERHDLLVTRNDTHHDVVAQTLPEAIEAQVARTPDAIAVTCGARALSYAELDRRANRLARRLISHGAGPERLVAVALAPSDELVVALLATLKAGSGYVPLDPFHPVDRIEYVLSDSSAVLLITTSGVLPDVNTGGIPVLHLDEPDFRAAWDGEDDRAPGDHDRTAPLRPAHPAYVIYTSGSTGRPKGVLIEHRSAVNYVRFAARAYPSVATMAILHSPVTFDLTVTTLYAPLVSGGRIVAADLTAESAVPEGPVPTGEVCTFLKATPSHLRLLDQVSGRFSPTGDLVVGGEQLLGENLSELRRRRPAMTVVNEYGPTEATVGSVVYAVAPGAPAPAGAVPIGRPIWNTEVYLLDSMLRPVADGVVGELYLAGAGLARGYVARPTLTAARFVANPFSAGAGARMYRTGDLARWTSAGELEYLGRTDDQVKVRGYRIELGEIESVLMGHPAVDQAAVGVRVDLSGKERIVGYLVPASAASSAGIQVLRKHLAEVLPDYMLPNAYVGLDALPLTTNGKLDRSALPAPDRPAVGGTPPRDARERRLAAMFAEVLGVPDIGVHDDFFDLGGQSLLATRLAGRIRTELGVRLPIRALFEAPTVAELAERLAELSESDSFATMIPLRPRGTRPPIFCIHPGGGLSWFYRGLTAHLGADYPLYGLQARGIMRRETLPETLADMAAEYLGEIRKIQPDGPYHLLGWSFGGVLAYEMAVQLQRAQERVALLVSLDGAPATPDEELPDDRELLRQVLTYLGYDPDALLVGPIVLADLVARFHRDEHLMSAMTEEQLANLLRVCRNNAHLRRAYRPAGYVGKLVYFSATESDAVPGSNAQLWRPHVDGPIERHDVPCAHDFMLTAEPLTQIGRILATELNQLAEYQREARVE, from the coding sequence ATGACCCGTACCCGACTCCGTGACGTCCTGGCGTTGTCGCCGTTGCAGGAGGGCATGCTCTTCCACGCCCAGTACGACTCCTCGGGCGCCGACGTCTACGCCGTACAGCTGATCCTGGACCTGGCCGGTCCCCTCGACCCGGTGGCCCTGCGTCGCGCCGGAGACGCGTTGCTCGCCCGGCATCCCCACCTCTGCGCGGCGTTTCGTTACCGCAAGTCCGGTGAGCCGGTACAGCTCATTCCCGACCCGATTCCGTTACCGCTGCGGGAACACGACCTTTCCCACCTCGGGACCGTCGAGCGGGACGGGGCGTTGACCCGGTTGGCCGACGAGGACCGCCTCGCCCGGTTCGACCTGGCCCGCCCACCCCTGATCCGGGCCACGCTGGTGCGTAACGACGTCCGGGCCCACCGGCTCATCCTGACCATCCACCACATCCTCGCCGACGGCTGGTCGATGCCACTGCTGGCCCGCGAGCTGTTCACCCTCTACGCCAACGGTGCCGACGACTCGGCGATGCCGACCGTGACGCCGTACCGCGACTACCTCGACTGGCTGTCCGCGCAGGACCGTGAGTCGGCCCGCGCGGCCTGGCGTTCGGCACTGGACGGGTTGTCGGAGGGCACCCGGCTGGCCCCGTCGCAGCAGCGGCGGACACCGACCCTCCCCGAGCAGATAGTCGTCGAACTCGGCGAGAACGAGACGGCCCGGCTGACGGAGTGGGCCAGGGCCCGCTCGGTCACCCTGAACACCGTCTTCCAGGGTGTGTGGTCGGTGCTGCTCGGTGCCCTGACCGGCCGGCGGGACGTGGTGTTCGGCGGCGTCACCGCCGGCCGCCCCGCCGAGGTCGCGGGCATCGAATCGATGATCGGGTTCTTCATCAACACGCTGCCGGTCCGGGTCCGGCTGGATCCGGCCGCCTCACTCGGCCAGACCATGGCGGCGCTCCAGCGCCAGCAGGCCGCCCTGATGTCGTACGGCTACCTGGGGCTCGGCGAACTCCAGGAAGTGGCCGGCCAGGGCGAACTGTTCGACACCGTGCTGGTGTTCGAGAACTACCCGCTCGACCCGTCGGGCCTGGCGGACCTGGTACCGGGACTGCGTCTGACCGGCGCGCAGGGCCGGGACGCCAACCACTATCCGTTGACCCTGCTCGTGGTCCCCGGCGACCGGCTCACGATGCGGCTCGACTACCGCCCCGACCTGCTCGACCGGGCACGGATGCGCCGGATCGCCGACCGGCTGGTCACGTTGCTGCACCAGGTGGCCGCCGGCGACGAACGGCCACTGGCCCAGCTCGACCTCCTCGACCCGGCCGAGCGGCACGACCTGCTGGTGACCCGTAACGACACCCACCACGACGTCGTCGCGCAGACCCTGCCCGAGGCGATCGAAGCGCAGGTGGCCCGGACCCCGGACGCCATCGCCGTCACCTGCGGCGCTCGTGCCCTGAGTTACGCCGAACTCGACCGGCGGGCCAACCGGCTCGCGCGCCGGTTGATCTCCCACGGGGCGGGCCCGGAGCGGTTGGTCGCCGTGGCACTGGCACCGTCCGACGAGTTGGTCGTCGCGCTGCTCGCCACGCTCAAGGCCGGGTCCGGGTACGTCCCCCTCGACCCGTTCCACCCGGTCGACCGGATCGAGTACGTGCTGTCCGACTCGTCCGCGGTCCTGCTAATCACCACCAGCGGGGTGCTCCCCGACGTCAACACCGGTGGCATCCCGGTGCTGCACCTCGACGAGCCCGACTTCCGTGCGGCGTGGGACGGGGAGGACGACCGGGCACCCGGCGACCACGACCGGACCGCCCCGCTGCGCCCGGCGCATCCGGCGTACGTCATCTACACGTCGGGCTCGACCGGTCGCCCGAAGGGTGTCCTCATCGAACACAGGTCGGCGGTCAACTACGTCCGGTTCGCGGCTCGGGCGTATCCCAGCGTCGCGACGATGGCGATCCTGCACTCGCCGGTGACGTTCGACCTCACCGTGACCACGCTGTACGCGCCGCTGGTCTCCGGCGGCCGGATCGTGGCGGCCGACCTGACCGCCGAGTCGGCGGTGCCGGAGGGTCCCGTACCGACCGGCGAGGTGTGCACCTTCCTCAAGGCGACCCCGAGCCACCTGCGTCTGCTGGACCAGGTTTCCGGCCGCTTCTCACCCACGGGTGACCTCGTCGTCGGGGGTGAGCAACTGCTCGGGGAGAACCTGAGCGAACTCCGGCGACGTCGGCCGGCGATGACGGTGGTCAACGAGTACGGACCGACCGAGGCGACGGTCGGCTCGGTGGTCTACGCAGTGGCGCCGGGCGCACCGGCTCCGGCCGGCGCCGTACCGATCGGCCGTCCGATCTGGAACACCGAGGTGTACCTGCTGGACTCGATGCTCCGGCCGGTGGCCGACGGCGTGGTCGGCGAGCTCTACCTCGCCGGGGCCGGCCTCGCCCGGGGATACGTCGCCCGACCGACGCTCACCGCGGCGCGTTTCGTGGCCAACCCGTTCTCCGCCGGTGCCGGCGCCAGGATGTACCGGACCGGCGACCTGGCCCGGTGGACCTCCGCCGGCGAACTGGAGTATCTCGGCCGGACCGACGACCAGGTGAAGGTACGCGGTTACCGGATCGAGCTCGGTGAGATCGAGAGCGTGCTCATGGGCCATCCCGCCGTCGACCAGGCGGCGGTCGGCGTACGCGTGGACCTGTCGGGCAAGGAGCGGATCGTCGGCTACCTCGTTCCGGCGTCGGCGGCGTCCAGCGCCGGCATCCAGGTGCTGCGCAAGCACCTCGCCGAGGTGCTGCCCGACTACATGCTGCCGAACGCCTACGTCGGGCTCGACGCGCTGCCGTTGACCACCAACGGAAAGCTCGACCGGTCGGCACTGCCGGCACCGGATCGGCCGGCCGTCGGTGGTACCCCTCCCCGCGATGCCCGGGAACGCCGGCTGGCCGCGATGTTCGCCGAGGTGCTGGGGGTGCCCGACATCGGCGTCCACGACGACTTCTTCGACCTGGGCGGCCAGTCGTTGCTCGCCACCCGACTGGCCGGCCGGATCCGGACCGAGCTCGGGGTGCGCTTGCCGATCCGCGCGCTGTTCGAGGCCCCGACGGTCGCCGAACTCGCGGAGCGGCTGGCGGAGCTGTCGGAATCCGACTCGTTCGCCACCATGATCCCGCTCCGCCCGCGGGGCACTCGGCCACCGATCTTCTGCATCCATCCCGGCGGCGGACTGAGCTGGTTCTACCGGGGGCTGACGGCCCATCTCGGCGCCGACTACCCGCTGTACGGCCTCCAGGCGCGCGGGATCATGCGGCGCGAGACTCTTCCGGAGACGCTTGCGGACATGGCCGCCGAGTATCTGGGCGAGATTCGGAAGATCCAGCCGGACGGGCCTTACCACCTGCTCGGCTGGTCGTTCGGCGGAGTGCTGGCGTACGAGATGGCCGTCCAGCTCCAGCGGGCACAGGAACGGGTCGCCCTGCTGGTCAGCCTCGACGGGGCACCGGCCACCCCCGACGAGGAACTGCCCGACGACCGCGAGCTGCTGCGGCAGGTCCTGACCTACCTCGGCTACGACCCGGACGCACTGCTGGTCGGTCCGATCGTGCTCGCCGACCTGGTCGCCCGGTTCCACCGCGACGAGCACCTGATGTCGGCCATGACCGAGGAGCAGTTGGCGAACCTGCTGCGGGTGTGCCGCAACAACGCGCACCTGCGGCGGGCGTACCGGCCGGCCGGGTACGTCGGAAAGCTCGTCTACTTCAGCGCCACCGAGTCTGACGCCGTACCCGGGTCGAACGCGCAACTGTGGCGCCCACACGTCGACGGCCCGATCGAGCGCCACGACGTGCCCTGCGCGCATGACTTCATGCTCACCGCAGAGCCGCTCACGCAGATCGGTCGGATCCTCGCCACCGAACTGAACCAACTTGCCGAATATCAGCGGGAGGCCCGTGTTGAGTAA